A stretch of Bacillota bacterium DNA encodes these proteins:
- a CDS encoding IreB family regulatory phosphoprotein, with product MNEGNEETRAFKHKLNQGEVNPREIILYIYEALKERGHNPVANIAGYLASGEPAYITAHRDARKLVQKLDRLDLLEELVRYYVGKK from the coding sequence GTGAACGAAGGGAACGAAGAGACCCGCGCCTTCAAGCACAAACTCAACCAGGGCGAGGTCAATCCCCGCGAGATCATCCTGTACATCTACGAGGCCCTCAAGGAGCGCGGGCACAATCCGGTCGCCAACATCGCCGGGTACCTCGCTTCGGGGGAACCTGCCTACATCACCGCCCACAGGGACGCTCGTAAACTAGTGCAAAAGCTGGACCGCCTCGACCTCTTGGAGGAACTGGTCCGGTACTATGTCGGGAAGAAATAG